The following are encoded together in the Desulfobacterales bacterium genome:
- a CDS encoding ABC transporter permease, with protein MIKFLRDLAFALTIVFVFTTLVLLLAKAPPLSAYYHIFMGALGSWSKFSHVIKAWTPLTLCACGLLFTFRIGLWNIGIEGQVMMGAVFTTAALRLGLHDDMPPLILGFSFVAGAAGGALWALLAGYLKTRGGVNEIFAGLGLNFVAQGIILWLIFGPWKRPGIASMSGTELFPQGLWLTHTSTLKLSPMGLSFVLLAVILTALLLRYTRIGLNLKAIGNNSAAAYLFGLKPDRYMLIAMLFAGGFAGLAGNIQVTGVYHRLLPAISSNYGYLALLVVMLSNYNIWAAPAVAFFFACLNTGSIQLPMMLQLDSSLSGVIQGSLVLAALAVHAWRLRTKERKETSPHE; from the coding sequence TTGATTAAATTCCTGCGGGATCTTGCTTTTGCCCTGACCATCGTATTTGTTTTTACCACGCTTGTTCTGCTGCTGGCCAAGGCCCCTCCCTTGTCGGCCTACTATCATATTTTCATGGGCGCCCTGGGATCCTGGAGTAAATTTTCCCATGTTATCAAAGCCTGGACTCCCCTGACGCTTTGCGCCTGCGGATTGCTGTTCACCTTCAGGATCGGCCTTTGGAATATCGGTATTGAAGGCCAGGTAATGATGGGCGCTGTCTTTACGACCGCAGCACTTCGGTTGGGACTCCATGACGACATGCCGCCGCTGATCTTGGGGTTCTCCTTTGTTGCCGGCGCTGCCGGCGGGGCCCTGTGGGCGCTGCTGGCCGGATATTTAAAAACCAGGGGAGGGGTTAATGAGATATTTGCCGGTCTCGGTCTAAATTTTGTAGCCCAGGGAATCATCCTGTGGCTGATCTTCGGCCCCTGGAAGCGACCGGGAATTGCGTCCATGAGCGGCACCGAACTGTTTCCGCAAGGTCTGTGGCTGACCCACACGTCGACGCTGAAGCTCTCGCCAATGGGTCTCTCTTTCGTCTTGCTGGCCGTAATCCTGACAGCCCTGCTGCTTCGCTATACCCGCATCGGTTTAAATTTAAAAGCCATCGGAAACAATTCTGCCGCAGCCTATCTTTTCGGGCTCAAACCGGACCGCTATATGCTCATCGCCATGCTCTTTGCCGGCGGCTTTGCCGGGCTTGCCGGAAACATCCAGGTGACCGGCGTGTATCATCGCCTGCTGCCGGCCATTTCCAGCAACTACGGATATCTGGCGCTGCTGGTGGTCATGCTTTCCAACTACAACATCTGGGCGGCCCCGGCGGTCGCCTTTTTTTTCGCCTGTCTGAATACAGGCAGCATCCAGCTGCCGATGATGCTCCAGCTGGACTCCTCTTT